The following coding sequences lie in one Bos indicus isolate NIAB-ARS_2022 breed Sahiwal x Tharparkar chromosome 12, NIAB-ARS_B.indTharparkar_mat_pri_1.0, whole genome shotgun sequence genomic window:
- the LOC139186149 gene encoding small ribosomal subunit protein bS18m-like isoform X2, translating into MAAMVALCSGLGKRKLTRFTTAVVCLINPGIHAVLWRSCSQYKQVTSNRDLLLSQFISPFTGCIYGRHITGLCGNKQKEITKAIKRAQILGFMPITYKDPAYLKDPKVCNIKYRE; encoded by the exons ATGGCTGCTATGGTAGCTCTTTGCAGTGGGCTAGGGAAGAGAAAGTTGACACGTTTTACAACAGCTGTTGTCTGCCTCATAAATCCTGGGATTCACGCAGTGCTGTGGAGAAGTTGTTCACAATATAAACAGGTAACCAGCAACAGGGACCT GCTTTTATCCcagtttatttctccatttactGGATGCATTTATGGAAGGCATATAACAGGTCTTTGTgggaacaaacaaaaagaaatcacaaaagcaATTAAGAGAGCTCAAATTTTGGGGTTTATGCCAATTACATACAAGGATCCTGCCTATCTCAAAGACCCTAAAGTTTGTAACATCAAATATAGGGAGTAA
- the LOC139186149 gene encoding small ribosomal subunit protein bS18m-like isoform X1 produces MAAMVALCSGLGKRKLTRFTTAVVCLINPGIHAVLWRSCSQYKQVTSNRDLPIPMENPYKEPLKKCILYEKCVDHKNLQLLSQFISPFTGCIYGRHITGLCGNKQKEITKAIKRAQILGFMPITYKDPAYLKDPKVCNIKYRE; encoded by the coding sequence ATGGCTGCTATGGTAGCTCTTTGCAGTGGGCTAGGGAAGAGAAAGTTGACACGTTTTACAACAGCTGTTGTCTGCCTCATAAATCCTGGGATTCACGCAGTGCTGTGGAGAAGTTGTTCACAATATAAACAGGTAACCAGCAACAGGGACCTGCCTATCCCAATGGAAAATCCTTATAAGGAGCCTCTGAAAAAATGTATCTTGTATGAAAAATGTGTAGATCATAAGAATCTACAGCTTTTATCCcagtttatttctccatttactGGATGCATTTATGGAAGGCATATAACAGGTCTTTGTgggaacaaacaaaaagaaatcacaaaagcaATTAAGAGAGCTCAAATTTTGGGGTTTATGCCAATTACATACAAGGATCCTGCCTATCTCAAAGACCCTAAAGTTTGTAACATCAAATATAGGGAGTAA